The stretch of DNA AGGCTTTGATCAGATGCAAAGGCTGCACCTGGGGTTGCCCGTTATTTTCTGCAAGCTGTTGAGCTTCCTGCAGTGCCTCCTGGGCTTTAACAGTCAGTTTGTCAGCTCGGAATGCCATGGATGTCTCTCCGTATTTTGCTGCCAGTATCTTGACAGAAATTGTGATGAATGGATTTCGCGAAGGCTATGAAATTCAGCCTCAAGAACTGAATGGCGATCTTGGAACAGGCTGAGCGAGAATTGAAACGTATCTATGACACGACCCTGCGACCGGGCTTACGCTCGGCGTCACAGGGTCGTGGATATGTCGAAGGGAACGGGATGAAATCGATTATTGAGGTGTCGTGTCCAACCTCGGTTACTTCGGTCGATTGTCGAATCAACCGAAATCACCAGACAGGTTCAAATCACAACCATCAATAATCAACTTTCAGCCGCATTAACTCTTCTTCTCAAATTCGGCATCGATGACGTCGTCGCCTCCCTTGGAAGCAGCACCATCATCGGCAGCAGCACCTGCGGCACCACCTGGAGCATTGATATGCTGCGCCATGGCATAGCTGGCCTGCTGCAGAGCTTCGACTGCGGTGTTGATGGCAGTCACATCTTCGCCGGTTTCGACCTGCTTGACGCGAGCAATCGCGGCTTCAATGGCCGACTTCGAGCCTGCATCGAGCTTTTCGCCATGCTCTTTGAGCAACTTCTCAACTTCGTATGCCGAGGTCGAAGCCTTATTTCTTGCTTCGGCCAGTTCACGTCGTTTCTTGTCGTCGCCCGCATGAGACTCAGCGTCTCGCTTCATCCGTTCAATCTCGGCAGGATCCAGACCGCTGGCATTCTGGATCTTAACCGACTGCTCTTTGCCGGACCCGAGATCCTTGGCTTTAACGCTGACGATCCCGTTGACATCGATATCGAAGGAAACTTCAACCTGAGGAACACCGCGTGGTGCAGGGGGGATCCCATCCAGGTTGAACTGGCTCAGGAGACGATTATCCCGCGCCATCGGACGTTCACCCTGGAAGACACTCACAGTGACTGCCGTCTGTCCGTCGGCTGCCGTCGAGAATACCTGCTTCTTGCTTGTCGGGATCGTCGTGTTTCTTTCGACAAGGCTGGTCATGATCCCGCCCTCAGTTTCGATCCCCAGCGACAGCGGGGTGACGTCGAGCAGAAGCATGTCTTTCACGTCGCCAGCAATGATGCCCCCCTGAATTGAGGCACCAATTGACACGACTTCGTCAGGATTCACCGAGCGATTGGGCTCTTTGCCGAAATAGCTCTTCACGAATTCCTGAACTTTAGGAACGCGAGTCGAACCACCGACCAGCACCACTTCATCGATGTCGGAAGGTTTGAGTTTGGCATCCTTGAGGGCCTGCTCCACAGGCTTCTTGCAGCGATCGATCAGGTGATCAATCAGCTTTTCAAATTCAGCTCGTGTGACATTCAACTGCAAGTGCTTGGCACCCGAAGCATCAGCTGTAATAAAGGGGAGATTGATATCGGTCGTTTGAGAGGAAGAGAGCTCCTTCTTGGCCTTTTCAGCGGCTTCGCGGAGACGCTGCAGCGCCATCGGATCTTTGCGCAGTTCAATCCCATTTTCAGCTTTGAACTTATCAGCGATAAAATCGAGCAGCGCCTGATCGAAATCGTCACCACCCAGGTGCGTATCGCCATTGGTACTCAAGACCTCGACGAGATCGCCGGAAACTTCGAGGACGGAGATATCAAAGGTACCGCCACCCAGGTCAAAGACCGCGATCTTTTCGTCTTTCTTGGTCTGTAAGCCATAAGCCAGCGCAGCAGCGGTGGGCTCGTTGATGATGCGTTCGACCTTCAACCCGGCAATTTCACCGGCGTCTTTGGTGGCTTGCCGCTGCGCATCATTGAAGTAGGCAGGGACAGTGATCACAGCCCGTGTCACGGTGTGTCCGAGGTAAGCTTCCGCAGCTTCCTTCAATTTCCGCAGCACGAGCGCTGAAACTTCGGGAGGTGTATATTCCTTCCCACCCGCTTCGACGCGCACATATTCACTGGGGCCACCGACAACCTTGTAAGGGACGAGTTTCTCTTCCGACTCGACTTCACTGTGGCGTCGCCCCATGAATCGCTTCACAGAGTAAATCGTATTTTTAGGGTTCGTGACGGCCTGGCGTTTCGCAGGATCGCCCACGAGCCTGTCCCCTTTGTCGGTGAAGGCCACGATACTGGGTGTCAGGCGGTTACCTTCCTGATTGGCGATGACCTTGACTTCACCACCTTCCATCACGGAGACGACAGAGTTGGTCGTCCCCAAGTCGATTCCAATCACTTTTTCCTGAACGGCCATATCTCATTCTCCTCGATGACTTGATCTGAAGATGTTGTTTCCACGTTGACTGCAGGCGTCTGACTTCCCATCAAAACTCTGTACTAAGATTTCCGACTCACCTTGAACCCCGGCAACCATAGGGCTACTCGATTCTGTTCAATATGCAGAAGCCTCGGCAAACAGGGTCTCGACAGTGACCTGTCAGTCATGCTCGCAGCTTTCGTCAGGTACAGGTCATAAGCAAACATCGCGCCAAACACAAAACGAATGCATGATCTGAATGCAATCTGTTATTCCACAATCGGTTATGAAAAACGAAACTCCTACAACGGAATCGTTCACCTTTAAACAGCCGCCACTTTGGCACATAATGCCAAAATGACAGACCCCACCAAGGCTGCCATTTTGGCATCTGCCATTGGATTATGGATGGTAAGTTCATCTCGGGAACTCTGCCAACTTGACAAAGCAGGAAACAGACCTGTAAAAGAGCGTAACGTCCTGAATTTTCACGAGTTATGTGACACTTGACTGATACGCGACCTGCCAGAGTGTTAAGTGTTAATGTGGATTCAGGTTAGGCACTCTCATTCGGGAATACTCGGGAAATGGCCACAAAGCCTCAGCCGACCAAGAAAACATCGAAAGCCTCCACCAGCGGATCGGCAAAAGCTGCTGGCAATCCCATCAAGGCGACAGCGAGTCTTGAAACGGAAATCGAGAAGCTCGACGGTGAAATTGTCAAACTTCTCAACCAGAGAGCCTCAGCCACTTTAAAGCTCCTTGAAGCAGCCCCCGACAAGAAGGCTGTGCTCTTTGATCCTAAAGCTGATGATCTCCTCGCATTGAAGCTTGAAGAGAAGTCTTCCGGCCCATTGCCTGCCCATGCGTTACGCGGTGTTCTGCGACAGGTTCTCAGCTCGATTCGCAACCAGGTTCGCACCCAGCGAGTGGCCTATCTGGGCCCGGCATTCAGCTTTACTCACATGGCGGCGATTGAGCGTTTTGGTGAGGCCGCCGATCTGATTCCCGTGAACACGATTGCCGCAGTCTTTGAAGAGGTTAATCGAGGCCATGCCGATTTCGGCCTGGTGCCCATCGAGAATAGTACAGATGGCAGGATCATCGACACTCTCGATATGTTCACTCGCCTGCCACTGCGTATCTGCGGTGAAGTTCAACTCGCCATTCATCACAATCTGCTAGGTCGATCTGCTCGTGGAGAAATCACAGAGATCTACAGTAAACCGCAAGCCCTTTCGCAATGTCGCGAATGGCTGAGTCGCAACATGCCTCAAGCTCGGCTGATTGAAGTCACCAGCACTTCGACAGCCGCTCAACTGGGACGTGATAAACCGGGTGCCGCCGCAGTTGCCAGCCGTCAGGCAGCCACCGAGTACGGATTGGAAATTCTGGCAGCGAACATTGAAGACAACTCACAGAACATTACGCGATTCGCTGTGCTTGGCGACCGCATTATGGCTCCCACAGGACAGGATCGAACCTCGATCCTGCTGCAGACAGCCGACAAACCAGGGGCTCTCGCCAATGCTCTGGAAATCTTCAAACGGCTCAAAATCAATCTGACATGGATTGAATCCTTTCCATTGCGTGGACCTGAGAGCGGTTACATCTTCTTCATCGATGCTGAGGGGCACATGAAGGACACTCGCGTCAAGAAAGCACTTGATGAACTGACAACTCATGCGGTTCGCCTCGAAGTGCTGGGCTCGTACCCCTGCAGCGAACCGATTGACTGAAATATCTGAACGAACAGAGTCTTTTTGGATCTGAAAAAATGCTGATCTCAGTTTGAGCAGCGGACTTTGATCTTAAGGCAACCGAACACGTTTAAGCTTTCGATTTCATCTGCATCTATCGTTGAGTGAGGATACACCTATGCGTCGCCTGTTTGTGGCTGGCAACTGGAAAATGAATACCAACCTTGCCAGTGGCAAAGAACTTGCCAAAGGTGTGGCTGCCGAAGCTCAGCGTCTAGGTGATGCGATCGACATTGCCGTTTGCCCACCGTTTGTCTATTTGAGCAGCGTTAAAGCCGAACTCGCGGGTTCAAAAGTGCAGCTTGGTGCCCAAAATACATGGTTTGCAGCTCCCGGTGCTTTTACGGGAGAAACCGCAGTTGAAATGCTCAAAGATATTGGCTGCTCGTGGGTGATTCTTGGCCACAGCGAACGGCGTCAACTGCTCGGCGAGAAGGACGAACTGATCAACAAGAAGATCGCAGCAGCGACTTCCGAAGATTTAGGCGTCATTTTCTGTGTCGGCGAACTGCTCGAAGATCGTCAGGCAGGGCGGACTGAGACCGTTCTGGAAACCCAGCTCTCAGGCGGACTGGCGAATCTGGATGCAGCCGTTCTTGGCCAGATCGTCATTGCCTATGAACCGGTCTGGGCCATTGGCACTGGAGTGACAGCCACTCCGGAACAGGCTGAAGGTGCCCACGCCTTCATTCGCGGCTGGCTAACGAAGCAGTACGGCGCCAAAGTCGCTGACAGCGTGCGAATTCTTTACGGCGGTAGCGTCAAGGCTGACAATGCTGAGGCCTTGATGTCTTTGCCGAACGTCGATGGGGCTCTGGTCGGAGGAGCCAGTCTGACAACTGCTCAGTTTGCTCCCATCCTGCAGGCTGCGGCACAAGTGGCCTCACGCTGATCAATCTTTGATGATCGATCGATTTTGAAGTAGATATCTTTCTGAAGTCGATCACAATCTGAAGTCGATCATAGTGGATCTGCCGTCTCTGAGGCTTTCCCTGTCAATCTTGAGTAAAAACTATTATCCTCTTCGCTGATTTCCCTTGGGGATCACTTCTCAAGGGACGCTTGGAGGTTTTGAAGGCAAAGTTATGGATTATCTCATTTACTTCATGATGACGTTGCTGGGCTTTGTGAGCCTGCTGCTGATGGCAATTATCCTGTTGCAACGTGGCCGGGGAGGTGGCTTGGCCGGAGCCTTTGGTGGTGCCGGTGGACAAAGTGCTCTGGGTGTGAAAGCCGGAGATCTGTTCACACGCATTACCATCGGGATGGCTGCCGTCTGGTTTGCACTGGCAGCCATTTGTGTCCTGCTCATGTCGCGCCCACTCTACAAAGACGGCTCTCGAGTCGAGAGAAAACCCAGCGACTCTGCCATCACAAATCCCCTCGTAAAGCCTGCTGATCCCGAAGAACCTCAGAGTACGCCACCAGTCAAGACTCCAGCAGAAGGCACAGTTCCAGCCGGAAATACTCCAGCCGCTGACATCAAGCCGACTGAAGAGAAATCAACGGTCACACCTCCTACTGCTTCGAAGCCAGAAGCCCCAGCCAAGGAGACGTCCGCAGGAGATCAAACTCCCGCCGTGAAGACAGATGAAGTCAAGCCTGCCGAGACAACGAAAGATGTTACTCCAGCAGCGTCGACCCCTGCCGAACCCGCCACTGGAACTGAGACTCCTAAGGCCGAAGAACCTAAGCCATAGCCACTGGCACAAGACTTGATTCACTCGGTGAACCAGTTTTTGCTTGAAACTTTCGCTCAGGAATGAGGCATTGACGTCTGCTACAGGATGGCGACGTTTTGTCTCGCCCTCTCAGAATCAGGACGACAGATCAGTAATTTTCGGACAATTGTAGACGGTAGACAGTAGCTATTGTCGGGAGTTGATGGCGTTGCTTCTGAGTATGACAGGAATCGGAATTGGCTGTGCCGAATCCGGAGAAGAGCGGTTGATGGTCGAGATTCGATCCGTCAACAACCGTTACTTCAAGCTCTCTCTACGCTCTCCCGATTGTTTCGCTGTCTTTGAACCTGAGATCGAAAAGACGCTGCGTGAGAGAATCAGCAGGGGAACTGTCAACGTTTCCATTCGTCTGGAAAGCCGAGGACTGCCATCTGCCATCCGGATTCAGCAGGATGTTCTTAAGGGGTACTGGTCGCAACTTCAACCCCTGGCAAAAGAGCTGAAGACAAAGCCTCCCAGACTATCGGAGTTACTCACGCTTCCTGGTGTCTTGAGTGATGAATCTCAGTCATCCACAGCAGCCGAAGAGCACCTGGCATTGCTCAAACAGGCGCTAACATCAGCTCTGGATGAGTTCGAGGCTTTTCGCTGCAGGGAAGGGGCCGCCATGCAGGCCGACCTCTGCAAACAGCAATCACTGATCATTGAAAAATCGAAACTAGTCCGTGAAACAGCACCTCAGGTTCTTCAGGAATACCGTGAGAAATTGCTGGAACGCATCAACCAGATTCTCGCCAATTCAGCGACTCAGGTCACTCCCGCGGAAGTGGTTCGCGAAATGAGTCTGTTCGCCGACAAGTGCGACATCAATGAAGAACTCGCCCGCCTGGCAAGCCACTTCGAACAGTTTGAAAAATACTTGAGTGATCAGATTTCCCAAGGTCGAAAAATCGAATTTCTACTTCAGGAAATGTTCCGCGAGATCAATACCGTTGGCTCAAAAGCTAATCATGCTGCGATTGCACATTGCGTGGTGGAAATGAAGGCGGCACTTGAACGGATGCGAGAAGTCATTCAGAACGTCGAATAGGAAACCGGCCGTATGAGATAAGTGAATTGCCTTGAGTTGTTGGAACTGAGTGATAAACTTTCCGCCCTTGAAGCCCACGGGATGCAGAGACAATGACAGTTGCATCAGAGCGTCCAGCGAGCACGGATTCTCTGCCTTTCCGGGTGGTTGTTCTTTCCGGGCCAAGCGGCAGCGGTAAGACAACAATTGTCCACCACCTGCTTGAACAATCGCCAATTCCACTGACCAAAGCGATCTCTGCGACAACGCGCCCGCCCCGAAAAGGCGAGATCCACGGCGAAGACTATTACTTTCTCTCACACGAAGAGTTTATGGCTCGTCGCCACCAGCAGGAGTTTGTCGAAACCGCCGAAGTCTATGGTGCTGGTTACTGGTACGGGACATTAGTATCGGAGATTGAACGGGCGCGAGCACTGAACTCCTGGTCATTTCTGGAAATTGATGTGGAAGGTGCTCTGCGAGTCGTGCAGCTTTACCCGGATGCGATTACAATTTTTCTAAAAACTCCTTCACCAGAAATTATTGAGCAGCGACTCCGGGGAAGAGCAACCGACTCGGAGGAGACGATTCAAAAACGCTTGAAGCAAGCTCATCTGGAACTTGCCCAGGCAGACAAATATCGCTACCAGATCATCAACGATCATCTGGATGCAGCAGTCCAACGCATTATCGCACTATTGCAAAATGAGGCCGGCACATGCTCGAAGAACTGAAAGAAGAAGCGATTGTCCGTAAAGTGGGAGGTCGCTTTAAACTCTCCACCCTGATTCAAAAGCGAATGGTGGCTCTCAATCGCGGAGCCAGGCCACTCGTCGATATCCAGACCAAGAACCCGATGGAAGTCGTAGTGCAGGAGATCCTGCAGGACAAGATCTTCCTCGATGCTTCCGGGAATCTCCAGACCGCACCCAGCGTTCCTCGGGAAATGGATGCGGGGCCTTCGCTGGATGATCTGTAATAGACTTGTCCGACAATGATTTTAATCACACCCCGGTTTGCCATCAGTGCGGAACGGGGTGTTTTTCTCGACTGAAATGCACAGGTCTGTGAGGTGTGTCGAAATGACTTCGTCGCCTTTGACACATCGATGTGATGTCCAAAATCGCAAAGGAACCGATAGGCCATAGTGGCTCAAAGGTTAATCAAGTGAGCGTGCCATATCAGGTTAGGACTTAAACAGAGCCGGCGTCTTGCAGACTTGTCCGACCTTTGGTCGAAAAACCGCCCGATTGGAGGATATTTTATGGCTGGATTCGAAGTCCTTCTGGGGGTGACAGGAGGTATTGCTGCCTACAAGTCGGCTGAACTTTGCAGCAAGCTGGTTCAGCGCGGTGCTCAGGTCTCCGTAGTCCTCACTGAATCCGCCGAAAAATTTATTGGCCCGACGACATTTGAAGCACTCACGGGGCGGCCCGTCATTCGCGAAATGTTCTCTCCTCAGGAACATTTTCGTGGTGAGCACATTGGTCTGGCTCAGCGAGCGAATGTCTACGTGATCGCCCCCGCCACAGCCAATTCTCTGGCGCAACTTGCTCATGGGTTTGCGCCCGATCTTGTCAGCACTCTTGCTTTGACAATTACCTGCCCACTATTTGTGGCCCCCGCCATGAACTGCGAGATGTGGGCCAAGCCTTCCGTCACTCGCAATGTGCAACAACTCCGTGAGGATGGCGTACACGTTATTGAACCCGGGGAAGGCTGGCTAAGCTGCGGTCAAATTGGACGCGGCCGGATGGCTGAACCCGTAGAAATTCTCGCCAAACTGCAAGCTCATTTCCTGGTTCTGACCTCATAGAATCGCTGATTATGACGCTGGGAAAGAGAGAGCACTTGGAACTTCCGTTCGATCTCATCCAGCGTTTGCTGAAGATTTAGTTGCGTTCGGAAAGACAGCGGACGGCTTCCTGCCAATGGCGTGTCAGCACTGATCGCTCACTCCCGTCACAAGAGCGCAAGCAATCCTCCAGCAGTTGCACTGCCAACCCATAATGCCCTGCCTTGAACGCAATGAGGCCCAGATCGCGATGTTGATCAAATCTCCCCGGAAGAAGAGCCGTTAATCGCCTCTGAACCTGGTGAGCCAGTTCCCAATGCCCCTGCTTGACGTGGAGAACTTTCAGATTATTGAGCATGCGAGTCATGATTTCGCGCGGACGGGCAGGATCCATCATCGGCCGGACTTCATCCTCTGGCAGTTGACTTAAATCGGTCAGCCATTCGAGGCATTCTTCCCAATCCAAAATCAGGCCTCCACGAAAGGCATCGACAAAGAGTGGGCCTTCCTCGCTCTCCAGTCTCAAGAGAAATTGGAGCGGTGCAGAGACACCTTGAAGTGGAATACCGATCGACCGGGCCACCTCCCACCAGACCAGTGATAGGCTGATGGGCAATCCTGTGCCTGTACTGACCACGCGGTTGAGATAGCTGGCTTCCGCTTGATCATAGGCTGAGCTACTACCATGCAGACCATGAGTTCCCGAGAGACATTGCGCCAAAGCCTGCAATTGATTTCTCGGATCATGTTTTCCGGAAAGCATCGACTGCACTTCCAGGGCACGCTTTGAAATCCACTCGAGCGTGGGTCGAAAGCTCAAACCTGGCTGAGCCTCTCGCGCCACCTCCAGTGCCGCAAGTGTCAGATTGGCATTCCGATCCCGCTGAACCAGTTTGGTGAATTCAACATCATCGGGAAATACAAGCTTAAGGGTCATCGGAAAACATCCGTCCGCAGAAGCACATATTCATAGTTCGGACAAATACAGCAAACCGTTGGAATTCAGACTGTTCACAAGACTTGGACTGCGACAAAACGTCCATCTTCAATACATGGTATCGCAATGTCTCCCTCACACCCAAGTGAAAAAGACTTCAATTCACAAACATGAAGTCCGAGAGGCGACACACCAGACTGTCTTACTTGGCAGTCTCTTCCGGGGTGACTCGCAATTTTTCGAGCAGCACCTTGTTCCCAGAATCATTGTATTCGACCTTCGACATGAAGGCTCTCATCAGCATGATGCCGCGACCGCAGGGACGATCCAGATTTTCCTCGGCCGTCGGATCGGGAACGTCGTTCCAGTCGAATCCCGGGCCTTCATCTTCAATCTCAATGCTGGCAATCACATCGCTGACCGTACAGGCAATTCGCACTCTTTTATCGGGATCCATGCGATTACCATGCTTGATGGCGTTGACCAGACCTTCTTCGAGGGCCAGCCGCATGCCAAAAACATCTCTGGGCGAAAACTCCGCTGCTTCCATCGCAGCAATAATCTTCTCCTGAATAGCCTGACCTTCTGCGGTGTCACTCGGAATCTGAATCTCGAACTGTTCATAGATCGGCATGGCGTCACTGCTGTCGAAGAGAATCAGGCAATTACCGGACAAGCTTGAGCTTAAACAACTCGGCATCGATCGTCTGAATCAAAATCCAGAATGTCGATCTGGCAGAACTGGCAAACGATCACTCATAGTGCAACATCCCTTGAATTCGAAAATGTGAAGCAGTTAGCGTTATGCACCAACGTCATATGAACATTTTCGACAAGTTGCTGAGAGAACGTTGTTACCACAATCGATTTTGAAGCAAGAAATCGTTCCAAGAGCAGTGCCAATATCGTACTCAGTTTCCGCTGCTCTCGATCAATGTCCCGTCCTTCAAGTCTACGATTGCTACCCCGCAAATCGACAGGTTACATCCCATCGAGAGCTTGTTCCTGAGTCGACTTGATATCGAAAATCTTATCCAGCCGAGTGATCTGGAAGACTTCCAGAATTTCCGGGCGAATGGCACAGAGCCGCAGTTTTCCCCTTGCAGCTTTCACCTTTTTGTCCATCGTGATCAATTTGCCCAGTGCAGCACTGGAAAGATACTCGACAGTGGAAAAATCGAGCACGATCTTTTTGCGACCGTCTTCATCGACCAGTCCAAACATCTGATTCCCGATCAACTGAATGTTGGTCTCATCGAGAATCTTCTTATCGACAAACTTGGCTACGGTGACATCACCAACTTCTTCGATGTCCAGACGTCTTGTACTCGACATGGGTTTTCCTGATTTCGAATGAGACCGAGCCAGAACTGGCCAGAATGATCCTGGCAAACAATTCCAATATAGCTTGAATCCACTTCAAAAGATTCTGCTCTATGGGAATAAAACAATTGCCTCAGTGGGGATCATTGTTTCATAGACTCGGCAAGTCAAGCGTTTTCCCGGACTTGGGTTACGACCACTCCGCTCGGCCGGCTGGAATTGATCCCGTTTTCTCACTTTGCCTTACCGAACAAAGAGTCCGAGAATCTGCTCTAGCCAGCATGATTGCTCATACCCAGCCACAAAGTCATCACCAGCAGATCACAACATGATTGGGCAAATACTGACTGACCATTCCGGTTGACGGATACAACCGCGATTCTGATTACAACCGATTTTCAGCCTTTGAGGACATCGATCCTGCCACCTCAATAACGACCGTTTTTGTCAATTTCCAAATTCATCTGACGACCATCTCGCAACATTTGTTGCCCGATTTTTGCACATTTCGGCCCCAGTCTGCCGAAAACCCCTGAGGCAAGCAGCAGAACCGATTGACGCCGAAGGCTTCTGAATACACCTCTGACGGGTTGCCACAACATCCCCCAGTGCCGATACTTCATTCAACGAGATGTTTTTCAAGATGATCCTGGCCAATTGGTAAGACGATCGAACAGCTTTTATCTTCGGCTGAGAGTCTACGGATCAAATTCTGGCGAATGGACGAGAGCATGAGTGAGAATTTCGAAGAACGCCTTTCTCAAGCCATCCAAAGGGGGAATCGTCAGCGGGAAGAGGCGGGTTCACAACGGGCCCGAGCGGCTCGAACGGACGAAGATTACCGCCAGCAGCACGGCGCATTACGCATTGAACTCTCTGATCAGATCGAAACGGCCATTCGCAAAATGGTGAAACACTTCCCGGGATTTAACTTCCGGACGGTGATTTCGCCAGATGGATGGGGAGCACATGCCAGCCGTGATGATGTCTCCGGAACCACTCGCCGTGATGTCACCCAGTTGTATTCCTACCTCGAAATTCTCGTGCGGCCCTACAACAGTTCTGCCCGCATCATCGATCTCGTCGTGCGAGGTACCATTCGCAACAAAGAAATTCTTCGCAAAAACGAGTTCAATCTGCTCGATGAAGCGAACACCGAGCAACTGAAGAACATCATCGATCAG from Planctopirus ephydatiae encodes:
- the pheA gene encoding prephenate dehydratase — encoded protein: MATKPQPTKKTSKASTSGSAKAAGNPIKATASLETEIEKLDGEIVKLLNQRASATLKLLEAAPDKKAVLFDPKADDLLALKLEEKSSGPLPAHALRGVLRQVLSSIRNQVRTQRVAYLGPAFSFTHMAAIERFGEAADLIPVNTIAAVFEEVNRGHADFGLVPIENSTDGRIIDTLDMFTRLPLRICGEVQLAIHHNLLGRSARGEITEIYSKPQALSQCREWLSRNMPQARLIEVTSTSTAAQLGRDKPGAAAVASRQAATEYGLEILAANIEDNSQNITRFAVLGDRIMAPTGQDRTSILLQTADKPGALANALEIFKRLKINLTWIESFPLRGPESGYIFFIDAEGHMKDTRVKKALDELTTHAVRLEVLGSYPCSEPID
- a CDS encoding SirB1 family protein — encoded protein: MTLKLVFPDDVEFTKLVQRDRNANLTLAALEVAREAQPGLSFRPTLEWISKRALEVQSMLSGKHDPRNQLQALAQCLSGTHGLHGSSSAYDQAEASYLNRVVSTGTGLPISLSLVWWEVARSIGIPLQGVSAPLQFLLRLESEEGPLFVDAFRGGLILDWEECLEWLTDLSQLPEDEVRPMMDPARPREIMTRMLNNLKVLHVKQGHWELAHQVQRRLTALLPGRFDQHRDLGLIAFKAGHYGLAVQLLEDCLRSCDGSERSVLTRHWQEAVRCLSERN
- a CDS encoding phosphopantothenoylcysteine decarboxylase, producing the protein MAGFEVLLGVTGGIAAYKSAELCSKLVQRGAQVSVVLTESAEKFIGPTTFEALTGRPVIREMFSPQEHFRGEHIGLAQRANVYVIAPATANSLAQLAHGFAPDLVSTLALTITCPLFVAPAMNCEMWAKPSVTRNVQQLREDGVHVIEPGEGWLSCGQIGRGRMAEPVEILAKLQAHFLVLTS
- the tpiA gene encoding triose-phosphate isomerase, which encodes MRRLFVAGNWKMNTNLASGKELAKGVAAEAQRLGDAIDIAVCPPFVYLSSVKAELAGSKVQLGAQNTWFAAPGAFTGETAVEMLKDIGCSWVILGHSERRQLLGEKDELINKKIAAATSEDLGVIFCVGELLEDRQAGRTETVLETQLSGGLANLDAAVLGQIVIAYEPVWAIGTGVTATPEQAEGAHAFIRGWLTKQYGAKVADSVRILYGGSVKADNAEALMSLPNVDGALVGGASLTTAQFAPILQAAAQVASR
- a CDS encoding ATP-binding protein → MPIYEQFEIQIPSDTAEGQAIQEKIIAAMEAAEFSPRDVFGMRLALEEGLVNAIKHGNRMDPDKRVRIACTVSDVIASIEIEDEGPGFDWNDVPDPTAEENLDRPCGRGIMLMRAFMSKVEYNDSGNKVLLEKLRVTPEETAK
- the dnaK gene encoding molecular chaperone DnaK, whose translation is MAVQEKVIGIDLGTTNSVVSVMEGGEVKVIANQEGNRLTPSIVAFTDKGDRLVGDPAKRQAVTNPKNTIYSVKRFMGRRHSEVESEEKLVPYKVVGGPSEYVRVEAGGKEYTPPEVSALVLRKLKEAAEAYLGHTVTRAVITVPAYFNDAQRQATKDAGEIAGLKVERIINEPTAAALAYGLQTKKDEKIAVFDLGGGTFDISVLEVSGDLVEVLSTNGDTHLGGDDFDQALLDFIADKFKAENGIELRKDPMALQRLREAAEKAKKELSSSQTTDINLPFITADASGAKHLQLNVTRAEFEKLIDHLIDRCKKPVEQALKDAKLKPSDIDEVVLVGGSTRVPKVQEFVKSYFGKEPNRSVNPDEVVSIGASIQGGIIAGDVKDMLLLDVTPLSLGIETEGGIMTSLVERNTTIPTSKKQVFSTAADGQTAVTVSVFQGERPMARDNRLLSQFNLDGIPPAPRGVPQVEVSFDIDVNGIVSVKAKDLGSGKEQSVKIQNASGLDPAEIERMKRDAESHAGDDKKRRELAEARNKASTSAYEVEKLLKEHGEKLDAGSKSAIEAAIARVKQVETGEDVTAINTAVEALQQASYAMAQHINAPGGAAGAAADDGAASKGGDDVIDAEFEKKS
- a CDS encoding STAS domain-containing protein, whose protein sequence is MSSTRRLDIEEVGDVTVAKFVDKKILDETNIQLIGNQMFGLVDEDGRKKIVLDFSTVEYLSSAALGKLITMDKKVKAARGKLRLCAIRPEILEVFQITRLDKIFDIKSTQEQALDGM
- a CDS encoding DNA-directed RNA polymerase subunit omega, producing the protein MLEELKEEAIVRKVGGRFKLSTLIQKRMVALNRGARPLVDIQTKNPMEVVVQEILQDKIFLDASGNLQTAPSVPREMDAGPSLDDL
- the secG gene encoding preprotein translocase subunit SecG, whose amino-acid sequence is MDYLIYFMMTLLGFVSLLLMAIILLQRGRGGGLAGAFGGAGGQSALGVKAGDLFTRITIGMAAVWFALAAICVLLMSRPLYKDGSRVERKPSDSAITNPLVKPADPEEPQSTPPVKTPAEGTVPAGNTPAADIKPTEEKSTVTPPTASKPEAPAKETSAGDQTPAVKTDEVKPAETTKDVTPAASTPAEPATGTETPKAEEPKP
- a CDS encoding YicC/YloC family endoribonuclease, translated to MALLLSMTGIGIGCAESGEERLMVEIRSVNNRYFKLSLRSPDCFAVFEPEIEKTLRERISRGTVNVSIRLESRGLPSAIRIQQDVLKGYWSQLQPLAKELKTKPPRLSELLTLPGVLSDESQSSTAAEEHLALLKQALTSALDEFEAFRCREGAAMQADLCKQQSLIIEKSKLVRETAPQVLQEYREKLLERINQILANSATQVTPAEVVREMSLFADKCDINEELARLASHFEQFEKYLSDQISQGRKIEFLLQEMFREINTVGSKANHAAIAHCVVEMKAALERMREVIQNVE
- the gmk gene encoding guanylate kinase, with the translated sequence MTVASERPASTDSLPFRVVVLSGPSGSGKTTIVHHLLEQSPIPLTKAISATTRPPRKGEIHGEDYYFLSHEEFMARRHQQEFVETAEVYGAGYWYGTLVSEIERARALNSWSFLEIDVEGALRVVQLYPDAITIFLKTPSPEIIEQRLRGRATDSEETIQKRLKQAHLELAQADKYRYQIINDHLDAAVQRIIALLQNEAGTCSKN